The Daucus carota subsp. sativus chromosome 2, DH1 v3.0, whole genome shotgun sequence genome includes a window with the following:
- the LOC135150457 gene encoding uncharacterized protein LOC135150457, protein MNEENRSGAGPSVQISPEMMLVLEELRNMLKTIRGDQENTNTIKVNTDRVEEQDRINNPEREGENKRRCTYKTFKDADPPIFKGDFDSHVANTWIKEMEKVIEISECLDEQKVKFATHSLRGEAVFWWDTVKQTEDCSTMTWMRFKELFFDKYFPACMKNEMEMKFLGIKQEGMSVSEYLSKFLELSRFAPHQVNTEARKCQRFQEGLKPQIRERVSLLELEQFDKLVGKARIAEREYEARTQFFNSKKRGREIDLRDNSGYKKDDKKFQKTKKESFRGNDRKTTISECRKCGLKHGGDICYRADGLCYNCGERGHIATQCPKPKVISCYSCEKPGHVSRDCPQKGVKQEVETKGNRTSTTGPFQQSAPRAVARTYAMTTQDAEKSHDVVSGTLQLCSQDVHVLFDSGSTHSFVDLKNVDKLNTTAQSLDNSLLVKLPNGRNLFVNKVYKDCPLVISGHTFLVDLLPLDLRDFRVILGMDWLTKYKANLDCSKKRICLRRLDKKKVYFKGDRSEKPSVMISVLKAYKMLRKGCEGFLAYVIGEEEVKNKVENTHVVREFLDVFPEDLPGLPPEREVEFSIELVPEAQPVSKAPYRMAPTELAELKVQLQELLDKKYIRPSVSSWGAPVLFVKKKDGSLNYVLIIEN, encoded by the coding sequence ATGAATGAAGAAAATAGAAGTGGAGCTGGGCCTAGCGTTCAAATTAGTCCTGAAATGATGTTGGTTTTGGAGGAATTGAGGAACATGTTGAAGACTATTAGGGGAGATCAAGAAAATACGAATACAATTAAGGTAAACACTGATCGTGTGGAGGAACAAGATCGTATAAATAATCCGGAGCGAGAAGGTGAGAATAAACGAAGGTGTACTTACAAGACCTTTAAGGATGCTGATCCCCCGATATTTAAAGGAGATTTCGATTCTCATGTTGCGAATACATGGATTAAGGAAATGGAGAAAGTGATAGAAATTTCTGAATGCTTGGATGAACAAAAGGTGAAATTCGCAACACACTCTTTAAGGGGGGAAGCAGTATTTTGGTGGGACACTGTTAAACAGACGGAAGATTGTTCAACAATGACTTGGATGAGGTTTAAGGAGTTgttctttgataaatattttccagcgtgtatgaaaaatgagatgGAGATGAAGTTTTTAGGAATAAAGCAAGAAGGAATGTCTGTGTCAGAATATTTGTCGAAGTTTTTGGAGCTTTCTAGGTTTGCCCCTCATCAGGTTAATACTGAAGCTAGGAAATGTCAGAGATTTCAGGAGGGACTGAAACCTCAAATTAGAGAAAGGGTCTCTTTGTTGGAACTAGAGCAATTTGATAAGTTGGTGGGAAAAGCTAGGATTGCCGAAAGGGAGTATGAAGCTCGCACCCAATTCTTCAACAGTAAGAAAAGAGGAAGAGAAATAGATCTGCGTGATAATTCAGGATATAAGAAGGATGATAAGAAGTTTCAAAAGACAAAGAAAGAGAGTTTCCGGGGAAATGATAGGAAGACCACTATATCGGAGTGTAGGAAGTGTGGACTGAAGCATGGTGGTGACATTTGTTACCGAGCAGATGGGTTGTGCTATAATTGTGGAGAAAGGGGGCATATAGCGACTCAATGCCCAAAGCCGAAAGTGATTTCCTGCTATAGCTGCGAAAAACCAGGACATGTATCGAGGGACTGCCCACAAAAAGGAGTCAAGCAAGAAGTTGAAACTAAAGGAAATAGGACTTCTACAACAGGACCTTTTCAGCAATCAGCACCTAGGGCAGTGGCAAGAACCTACGCAATGACAACTCAGGATGCTGAAAAATCTCATGATGTTGTGTCAGGTACGCTTCAACTTTGTTCTCAAGATGTGCATGTTCTGTTTGATTCTGGATCAACTCATTCTTTTGTGGATTTGAAGAATGTGGATAAGTTGAATACTACTGCGCAAAGTTTAGATAATTCACTACTAGTAAAACTCCCTAATGGTAGGAATTTGTTTGTGAACAAAGTTTATAAGGATTGCCCCCTTGTAATTAGCGGACATACTTTTCTAGTAGACTTGTTACCTTTAGACTTAAGGGATTTTAGAGTGATTTTGGGAATGGATTGGTTGACGAAGTATAAAGCCAATTTGGATTGTAGTAAAAAGCGAATATGTTTAAGGAGGCTAGATAAAAAGAAGGTTTATTTTAAAGGAGACAGGTCAGAAAAACCTAGTGTCATGATATCAGTTCTGAAAGCTTAtaagatgttaagaaaaggatgTGAAGGGTTTCTAGCTTATGTGATTGGTGAGGAGgaagttaaaaataaagttGAGAATACCCATGTGGTTAGAGAGTTTCTAGATGTTTTTCCCGAGGATTTGCCAGGATTGCCACCCGAAAGAGAGGTTGAGTTTAGTATTGAATTGGTTCCGGAGGCGCAACCAGTATCGAAAGCACCATATAGAATGGCACCAACCGAGTTGGCAGAACTTAAGGTACAGTTACAAGAATTGTtggataaaaagtatattagacCAAGTGTTTCTTCTTGGGGAGCACCGGTGTTGTTTGTGAAAAAGAAGGATGGTTCTCTCAATTATGTATTGATTATAGAGAACTGA